In Gorilla gorilla gorilla isolate KB3781 chromosome 12, NHGRI_mGorGor1-v2.1_pri, whole genome shotgun sequence, the following are encoded in one genomic region:
- the CEP68 gene encoding centrosomal protein of 68 kDa isoform X2 has product MALGEEKAEAEASEDTKAQSYGRGSCRERELDTPGPMSGEQPPRLEAEGGLISPVWGAEGIPAPTCWIGTDPGGPSRAYQPQASDANREPVAERSEPALSGLPPATMGSGDLLLSGESQVEKTKLSSSEELPQTLSLPRTTTICSGHDADTEDDPSLADLPQALDLSQQPHSSGLSCLSQWKSVLSPGSAAQPSSCSISASSTGSSLQSHQERAEPHGGSLAKVSSSLEPVVPQEPSSVVGLGPRPQWSPQPVFSGGDASGLGRRRLSFQAEYWACVLPDSLPPSPDRHSPLWNPNKEYEDLLDYTYPLRPRPQLPKHLDSRVPADPVLQDSGVDLDSFSVSPASTLKSPTNVSPNCPPAEATALPFSGPREPSLKQWPSGVPQKQGGMGLASSSQLESTPRAPGSRDARWERREPALRGAKDRLTIGKHLDMGSPQLRTRDRGWPSPRPEREKRTSQSARRPTCTESRWKSEEEVESDDEYLALPARLTQVSSLVSYLGSISTLVTLPTGDIKGQSPLEVSDSDGPASLPSSSSQSQLPPGAALQGSGDPEGQNPCFLRSFVRAHDSAGEGSLGSSQALGVSSGLLKTRPSLPARLDRWPFSDPDAEGQLPRKGEQGKESLVQCVKTFCCQLEELICWLYNVADVTDHGTAARSNLTSLKSSLQLYRQFKKDIDEHQSLTESVLQKGKILLQCLLENTPDMYPGSFRLTHSPSPSICLK; this is encoded by the exons ATGGCCCTGGGTGAAGAAAAGGCAGAAGCGGAAGCATCTGAAGACACAAAGGCCCAGTCCTATGGGAGAGGGAGCTGCAGGGAGCGGGAGCTGGACACCCCAGGGCCCATGAGTGGGGAGCAGCCCCCACGCCTGGAAGCTGAGGGAGGGCTCATCTCCCCTGTATGGGGGGCAGAAGGGATACCTGCCCCTACTTGCTGGATTGGGACTGACCCTGGCGGCCCCTCTAGAGCCTACCAGCCACAGGCCAGTGATGCCAACAGAGAGCCCGTAGCTGAGAGGTCTGAGCCTGCACTCAGTggcctgcctcctgccaccatggGGTCTGGAGACCTTCTGCTCTCCGGGGAAAGCCAG GTGGAGAAGACCAAGCTTTCTTCCTCCGAGGAGCTCCCTCAGACTCTGAGCCTTCCCAGAACAACAACTATTTGCTCAGGACATGATGCTGATACCGAAGATGATCCATCCCTAGCGGATTTGCCCCAGGCACTGGACCTCAGCCAGCAGCCTcacagctcaggtctctcttgcCTGTCACAGTGGAAGTCCGTGCTGAGCCCAGGTTCCGCAGCTCAGCCTTCCAGCTGCAGCATCTCTGCTTCCTCCACAGGCAGCAGTCTCCAGAGTCACCAGGAGAGGGCGGAGCCTCATGGTGGTTCTCTGGCCAAGGTCTCCTCCTCCCTGGAGCCGGTCGTCCCCCAGGAACCCTCCTCTGTGGTGGGGCTAGGACCTCGGCCCCAGTGGTCACCACAGCCTGTGTTCTCTGGGGGTGATGCTTCTGGGCTAGGCAGGAGACGCCTCTCCTTCCAGGCTGAGTACTGGGCCTGTGTGCTGCCAGATTCCCTGCCTCCATCACCCGACCGCCACTCCCCTCTCTGGAACCCAAATAAAGAGTATGAAGATCTGCTTGACTATACTTACCCACTGAGGCCCAGGCCTCAGCTCCCAAAGCACCTTGATAGCCGTGTGCCAGCTGACCCTGTCCTGCAGGACTCCGGGGTAGACCTGGATAgcttctctgtctctccagcAAGCACCCTCAAATCACCTACTAATGTCTCCCCCAACTGCCCACCAGCAGAGGCCACTGCCCTGCCATTTTCTGGGCCCAGAGAGCCAAGCCTTAAGCAGTGGCCCTCCGGAGTACCCCAGAAACAGGGTGGCATGGGCTTGGCATCTTCGAGCCAACTTGAATCTACCCCCAGAGCCCCAGGCAGTAGGGATGCTCGTTGGGAGCGCAGAGAGCCAGCCCTGAGGGGTGCGAAGGACCGGCTGACTATAGGCAAGCACCTTGATATGGGCTCTCCCCAGCTAAGGACACGGGACAGAGGGTGGCCCTCGCCCAGgccagagagggagaagaggaccAGCCAGAGCGCCCGGCGCCCTACCTGCACAGAGTCTAGGTGGAAATCAGAAGAGGAAGTGGAAAGTGATGACGAGTATCTTGCCCTCCCTGCTCGGCTGACACAGGTTTCTAGCCTGGTTTCGTATCTAGGATCCATTTCTACCTTGGTTACCCTGCCCACTGGGGATATCAAAGGGCAGAGCCCCTTGGAAGTGTCAGACAGTGATGGGCCAGCTTCCCTCCCTTCAAGCTCCAGCCAAAGCCAGCTTCCCCCTGGAGCTGCCCTCCAAGGATCTGGGGATCCTGAGGGCCAGAATCCCTGTTTCCTGCGCTCCTTCGTCCGTGCCCATGACTCCGCAGGGGAAGGCAGTCTGGGGAGCAGCCAGGCCCTCGGGGTCTCCTCTGGACTGCTGAAAACACGCCCCTCCTTGCCAGCTAGGTTGGACCGGTGGCCATTCTCAGACCCCGATGCTGAAGGGCAGCTTCCCAGGAAAGGAGAACAGGGAAAAGAATCACTGGTGCAATGTGTGAAG ACATTTTGCTGTCAGCTGGAAGAGCTGATCTGCTGGCTGTATAATGTTGCAGATGTTACTGACCATGGGACTGCAGCCAGGTCCAATCTTACAAGTCTCAAGTCTTCTCTGCAGCTTTACCGG